In Pseudofrankia saprophytica, one genomic interval encodes:
- the proC gene encoding pyrroline-5-carboxylate reductase, with product MTVAIVGVGRLGEAFLAGLLRSGVEPKEIVVAEKDPARAAAVSDEHGVAAAAPKEAAARADVVVVAVKPHDMATLLAEVGGALAPGALVVSLAAGITLTVLQDALPAGTPVVRVMTNTPLLVGEAMSALCAGRYAGDEHLARTEALLGAVGRVVRVPEKQLDAITALSGSGPAYFFYLLDAMIEAGVLLGLPRPLAAELMVQTALGSARMLRETGEHPALLREAVTSPAGTTAAALLELDRRAVRGAILDALTAARDRSAELGRSN from the coding sequence ATGACTGTGGCGATCGTGGGCGTGGGACGGCTGGGGGAGGCGTTCCTGGCTGGGCTGTTGCGCTCCGGCGTCGAGCCGAAGGAGATCGTCGTCGCGGAGAAGGACCCGGCCAGGGCGGCGGCGGTGTCGGATGAGCACGGCGTCGCCGCGGCCGCGCCGAAGGAGGCCGCGGCGCGCGCGGACGTGGTCGTCGTGGCCGTCAAGCCGCATGACATGGCCACGTTGCTGGCGGAGGTCGGTGGTGCGCTCGCGCCCGGCGCGCTCGTCGTGTCGCTGGCGGCGGGGATCACCCTCACCGTCCTGCAGGACGCGCTGCCGGCCGGGACGCCGGTCGTGCGTGTGATGACGAACACTCCGTTGCTGGTCGGCGAGGCGATGTCGGCACTGTGCGCGGGCCGGTACGCGGGCGACGAGCACCTGGCGCGGACCGAGGCGCTGCTCGGCGCCGTCGGCCGGGTGGTCCGGGTCCCCGAGAAGCAGCTGGATGCCATCACCGCCCTCTCCGGCAGCGGCCCGGCGTACTTCTTCTACCTGCTCGACGCCATGATCGAGGCGGGGGTGCTGCTCGGACTGCCCCGTCCGCTCGCGGCCGAGCTGATGGTGCAGACGGCGCTCGGATCGGCTCGCATGCTGCGGGAAACCGGCGAGCACCCGGCGCTGCTGCGCGAGGCGGTGACCTCGCCTGCCGGGACCACCGCCGCCGCGCTGCTCGAGCTCGATCGCCGGGCCGTGCGCGGGGCCATCCTCGACGCCCTCACCGCCGCCCGCGACCGCTCGGCCGAGCTCGGTCGCTCCAACTAG
- a CDS encoding class I SAM-dependent methyltransferase: MGSRSLFDPLVDAYDAARPTYPDVLFDDLARLAGRPLAGADVVEVGAGTGIATRRLLDQGARVVPLDLGPAMLARLRERTPGIPAMLADAEALPLRSGVADLVCYAQAWHWVRVPAAAAEAARVLRPGGSLAVWWNDVDAEDERWWVRQQDRLEAMNPAYQRGYRARPYADELRWTGQFAEVVTLAGRWFRRIDIDTYLTWLRSKSYVAAIGDRLPDFLDAERRSMLRAFPDGIIEEPFRTLLVVGRRP, from the coding sequence ATGGGCTCACGTTCGCTGTTCGATCCGTTGGTCGACGCCTATGACGCGGCGCGACCCACCTACCCGGACGTCCTGTTCGACGATCTCGCCCGGCTGGCCGGGCGCCCGCTCGCCGGCGCGGACGTGGTGGAGGTGGGCGCAGGCACCGGCATCGCGACCCGGCGCCTGCTCGACCAGGGTGCCCGGGTGGTCCCCCTCGATCTCGGCCCGGCGATGCTCGCCCGGCTGCGGGAGCGCACGCCGGGGATCCCGGCGATGCTCGCCGACGCGGAGGCACTGCCGCTGCGCTCCGGCGTGGCCGACCTCGTCTGCTACGCGCAGGCCTGGCACTGGGTGCGGGTACCGGCCGCGGCCGCGGAGGCGGCCAGGGTGCTGCGCCCCGGCGGGTCGCTCGCCGTCTGGTGGAACGACGTCGACGCCGAGGACGAGCGCTGGTGGGTCCGCCAGCAGGACCGGCTGGAGGCGATGAACCCCGCCTACCAGCGCGGCTACCGGGCCAGGCCGTACGCCGACGAGCTGCGCTGGACCGGCCAGTTCGCCGAGGTCGTCACGCTCGCCGGGCGCTGGTTTCGCCGGATCGACATCGACACGTACCTGACGTGGCTGCGCTCGAAGTCCTACGTCGCCGCGATCGGCGACCGGTTGCCGGACTTCCTGGACGCCGAGCGTCGCTCGATGCTGCGCGCCTTCCCCGACGGGATCATCGAGGAGCCCTTCCGCACCCTGCTGGTGGTCGGCCGCCGCCCCTGA
- a CDS encoding sugar phosphate isomerase/epimerase family protein, whose protein sequence is MVAVRNVPERAARIPAAKIALSTASTYPESTPAAFEMAARLGYDGIEIMVWTDPVSQDAQALRRLVDYHGIPVLAIHSPCLLLTQRVWGTDPWGKLVRARAAAESLDASTVVVHPPFRWQRDYGREFIAGIERMAQETDVRFAVENMFPLRARGREVSAYLPDWSPVEDGYRHVTLDLSHTSVSRSDALAMADALGDRLAHVHLADGSGSAKDEHLVPGRGNQPCAQLLERLATRGFDGTVVVEINTRRAETRAQREADLAEALAFTRLNLAAPAAAASPSGAAKS, encoded by the coding sequence ATCGTCGCTGTCCGTAACGTACCGGAGCGGGCGGCGCGCATCCCGGCCGCGAAGATCGCGCTGTCCACCGCGTCGACCTATCCCGAGTCGACACCCGCCGCGTTCGAGATGGCCGCCCGCCTCGGCTACGACGGCATCGAGATCATGGTCTGGACGGACCCGGTCAGCCAGGACGCCCAGGCGCTGCGCCGGCTGGTCGACTATCACGGCATCCCGGTGCTGGCGATCCACTCGCCGTGCCTGTTGCTCACGCAGCGGGTATGGGGCACGGACCCATGGGGCAAGCTCGTGCGCGCGCGGGCCGCGGCCGAGTCCCTCGACGCGTCCACCGTGGTCGTCCACCCACCGTTTCGCTGGCAGCGCGACTACGGCCGCGAGTTCATCGCCGGCATCGAGCGGATGGCGCAGGAGACCGACGTCCGCTTCGCGGTGGAGAACATGTTCCCGCTGCGAGCCCGCGGCCGGGAGGTGTCGGCGTACCTGCCGGACTGGTCGCCCGTCGAGGACGGCTACCGGCACGTGACGCTCGACCTGTCGCACACCTCCGTCTCGCGGTCGGACGCGCTGGCCATGGCCGACGCGCTCGGCGACCGGCTCGCGCACGTTCACCTCGCCGACGGCTCCGGCTCGGCCAAGGACGAGCACCTGGTGCCGGGCCGAGGCAACCAGCCGTGCGCGCAGCTGCTCGAGCGGCTCGCGACCAGGGGCTTCGACGGGACGGTCGTCGTCGAGATCAACACCCGTCGCGCCGAGACGCGGGCCCAGCGCGAGGCCGACCTCGCCGAGGCGCTCGCCTTCACCCGCCTCAACCTCGCGGCCCCCGCCGCGGCCGCCAGCCCCTCGGGCGCGGCCAAGTCCTGA
- a CDS encoding Ppx/GppA phosphatase family protein, whose translation MRLRFSPTARAVAGKAEARAGDSDAPRGVPGTAVARRRLAVVSGSLVPAGPVGAGGGAAGAASSGEVVPAGAASSGQRRVTAVALPAPPGQPMRLGVIDIGSNTVHLLVVDAHHGAAPRPAASVRVPLRLVELLDGDGGLSVSGEHALIDCIRDLRRQAEELAVFDLVAFATSALRDATNSDEVLVRLRSVTGVAVDVLPGEDEARLTFLAVRRWFGWSAGRLLAMDIGGGSLEIGAGMDEEPDVVASLPLGASRLTRDWLTSDPPTNRQLAELRRYVRAQIAPVVGKLYHVGEPTRAVATSKTFRSLARIAGAEPYSRGPYVRRVLRRSDLEAAAKTVCRMPSAARVSLPGVSASRAGQLAAGAVVAAETMDLLSVDEVEICPWALREGIILRRLDTLNFG comes from the coding sequence ATGCGGCTGAGGTTCTCGCCGACGGCCAGGGCGGTGGCCGGGAAGGCTGAGGCACGCGCGGGGGATTCCGACGCTCCGCGCGGCGTGCCGGGTACGGCCGTGGCGCGGCGTCGCCTCGCGGTCGTGTCGGGGTCGCTGGTCCCGGCGGGTCCCGTGGGCGCGGGCGGTGGCGCCGCGGGGGCGGCGAGCTCCGGCGAGGTGGTGCCGGCGGGTGCGGCGTCGTCCGGCCAGCGGCGCGTCACGGCGGTCGCCCTGCCGGCGCCGCCGGGCCAGCCGATGCGGCTGGGTGTCATCGACATCGGCTCGAACACCGTCCACCTGCTGGTCGTCGACGCCCACCACGGCGCGGCGCCGCGGCCCGCGGCGAGTGTGCGGGTGCCGCTGCGGCTCGTCGAGCTGCTGGACGGCGACGGCGGGTTGTCGGTGAGCGGTGAGCACGCCCTGATCGACTGCATCCGCGATCTGCGCCGGCAGGCCGAGGAGCTCGCCGTCTTCGATCTCGTGGCGTTCGCCACGTCGGCCCTGCGCGATGCCACGAACAGTGATGAAGTTCTCGTCCGGCTGCGCTCCGTGACGGGCGTGGCGGTCGACGTGCTGCCGGGCGAGGACGAGGCCCGGCTGACCTTCCTCGCGGTGCGCCGCTGGTTCGGCTGGAGCGCGGGGCGGCTACTGGCGATGGACATCGGCGGTGGCTCGCTGGAGATCGGCGCCGGGATGGACGAGGAGCCGGATGTCGTCGCCTCGCTGCCGCTGGGCGCGAGCCGGCTGACCAGGGACTGGCTGACCTCCGACCCGCCGACCAACCGGCAGCTGGCCGAGCTGCGCCGCTACGTGCGGGCCCAGATCGCGCCGGTGGTGGGCAAGCTCTACCACGTCGGCGAGCCGACCAGGGCCGTCGCCACGTCGAAGACGTTCCGCTCGCTGGCCAGGATCGCCGGTGCCGAGCCCTACAGCCGTGGTCCCTACGTGCGCCGGGTGCTGCGCCGCAGCGACCTGGAGGCCGCGGCGAAGACGGTCTGCCGGATGCCGTCGGCGGCGCGGGTCTCGTTGCCGGGGGTGTCCGCCTCCCGCGCGGGCCAGCTCGCCGCCGGCGCGGTGGTCGCGGCGGAGACGATGGACCTGCTCTCGGTCGACGAGGTCGAGATCTGCCCGTGGGCGCTGCGGGAAGGCATCATCCTGCGCCGGCTCGACACCCTGAACTTCGGCTGA
- a CDS encoding response regulator transcription factor — MTRLLVVEDEESFSEALSFMLEREGFDVAVAADGHAALSDFERHGADLVLLDVMLPGLSGTEVCRALRQKSSVPVIMLTAKDSEIDKVLGLELGADDYVTKPFSSRELVARIRAVLRRRGSEPDETAPVTLEAGGVRMDVERHVVTVHGASVALPLKEFELLEMFLRNTGRVLTRGQLIDRVWGSDYVGDTKTLDVHVKRLRAKIESEPGNPRHLVTVRGLGYKFEP; from the coding sequence TCGTGGTGGAGGACGAGGAGTCCTTCTCGGAGGCACTGTCCTTCATGTTGGAGCGCGAGGGTTTCGACGTCGCCGTGGCGGCGGACGGGCACGCCGCGCTGTCGGACTTCGAACGGCACGGGGCGGATCTCGTGCTGCTCGACGTCATGCTGCCGGGCCTGTCCGGCACCGAGGTGTGCCGGGCGTTGCGGCAGAAGTCCTCGGTGCCAGTGATCATGCTTACCGCCAAGGACAGCGAGATCGACAAGGTGCTCGGCCTGGAGCTCGGGGCCGACGACTACGTCACCAAGCCGTTCTCCTCGCGTGAGCTCGTCGCCAGGATCCGGGCGGTGCTGCGCAGACGCGGCAGCGAGCCGGATGAGACCGCGCCCGTCACCCTGGAGGCCGGCGGCGTGCGGATGGACGTCGAGCGACACGTCGTGACCGTGCACGGCGCGTCGGTTGCCCTGCCGCTCAAGGAGTTCGAGCTGCTGGAGATGTTCCTGCGCAACACCGGCCGGGTGCTGACCCGCGGGCAGCTGATCGATCGTGTCTGGGGCTCGGACTACGTCGGCGACACCAAGACGCTCGACGTTCACGTCAAGCGGCTGCGGGCGAAGATCGAGTCGGAGCCGGGCAACCCACGCCACCTCGTAACCGTCAGAGGACTCGGGTACAAGTTCGAGCCGTAG